DNA from Kwoniella dejecticola CBS 10117 chromosome 1, complete sequence:
CAGCCAATTCCGTCCGGGCAACTTCGGTTTGTAGGTTAAGACGCTATGTGGGATTCCTGTGTGACTGAGGGCAGAGCGGAATCCTGTCAATTCGACGGGTTTCGGCTTGGTCTTCGATGCAGCATTGCCATTCACCAAAGGCTGAGCTTGgggttgagattgaggttgaggttgagtgaTTGATCCGAGCGAAGGTATAGTACTTCCGCTGGCGCTTCCTGATGAGGCGTTAGCGTCGAGCTTGACATTCGGCGGACTGGAAGAAGTGGGCGAAGGGGTGTTGGAAGGTGCAGGAtggggaggggaagatgggttggTAGGTTGCGCAGGAGGTGGATGGGGATGCTCAGgagctgacatcttgagAATGAGCAGGTGGATTCGGATCTATTCGTCAGCGTGACGACGACGCTCTTTGGACTGGACGAACTGTCAGATGTTCGAGGTCAAGTTACTTCAGATGAGATATCAGATACGATTCATCGAAATGAGCCAAATTTCAGATTTCAACTTTTTTACGCTTGCGCTGCTATCGGAAAAGTTAAAGCGCAGAGCAAAGCGGTCATATCCACctgacgagatgtcataCGTGTAATCGACGTTTATACTGGAAGTGTCCCAGACCATCTCAATGCATCGATCTAGCCTTGCTCAATAGCGAGCACGCTGATGATGCTATGAACCCCGCTTCTACTCAACCAGATGGCGCAGAGAAATGGGTCAAGTCAAATTTAATCGCATCAAAGGCATTGCAGATGGCCCAAACCAATCTGGGTAAATGTGGCACTCCCTCCGAGATCCTCAACTCGGCAGCTTGCACATGAACCCGCTCAGGAGGTGTCATGTGACACTGAAGACTTTGGACGCACAGTCCCTATCCTGATGGTGCTCATGGCACGAGACGGAAGCACAGACAAAAACCTTGTTGTTCCAGGATAAGCGTGAACTTCGCTCAGAGACAAGGGTAAGAAGGGGAGTCACGCGAATATGCAGTCTGCCTCATATATATCGAGTATTTGACGCTGTGGACATTGACTGGACTTTGGGTTTGGAACGACGAATTCATGACCACAGAGAAAAAGCTTTAAAAACGATTTATATCAGAAGAGAGGAGCATATAAAGCCATCCTTCGATCGAAAGATAGACTCAACTTCGATTAAGATGAAGGGAGGATGAGTATCGGAGAGAGACGAGGACAATGAACATGTTAAGTAGAATAAACAGAAAGACCCCATATGATTGAGAAGAACTCGGTTTATGCTACCTACACAAAGGATGAAAAGAGGAATCATGAAAATGGTAGTTGTCAGAAGAATTCGTGGTTGATTGGCGGCGATTGAGGTTTCCTTCATTCAGATTCATTTCCATTCTTTTCTTTAAGCGGCAGCTGGGGCAGCGGCTTCCTCCTTTGGCTCATcggctttctcctccttgtctGCTACGAGATCACGATGGGATATCAGCTAGAAAGTCAGATACCGCGAAAGTAATGTGGCCAACTCACCAGGCTCGTTCATGTCAGAAGTCCACAAGGTAAGGTTATCTCGGAGAAGTTGCATGATAAGGGTAGAGTCCCTTCAATTTGCGAGTCAGCATCGCTTGTCTCAGAAAGTCTTGCAAATAACCCACTTGTAAGATTCCTCAGAAAGGGTGTCGAGCTCAGCAATGGCATCGTCGAAGGCTTGCTTGGCGAGGTGACATGCTCTGTCGGGACTGTTAAGGATCTCGTAGCTGAAGAAAAGGTGTGCGATCAGATGCTGTTTGATAACTGAGGCGAATCTGCACACTTACTAGAACACGGAGAAGTTAAGGGCCAAACCAAGTCTGATGGGGTGGGTAGGGGGGAGCTCGGTAACAGCGACGTCGGAAGCAGCCTTGTAAGCCTCGAGAGACTTGTCGGCGGAGTCTTTTCGCTTGTCACCAGTGGCGAACTCGGCGAGGTATCGGTGGTAGTCTCCCATCCTGTAATCAACGGAGATGTCAGGTCACGTCTTTTCCAAGCAGGTAAAGGGGGGGCTGGCTCACATCTTGTGGTAGAATACCTTGGATTCACCAGAAGCGGCAGAAGGGATAAGGTGTTTGTCGAGGACCTCAAGGATATCCTCACAGATCTTGGCGAGTTCAGCCTCGATCTTTTCTCGGTAGGCCTTGATCATGGAGACTTGGGCCTCATTTCCTTTGGATTCCTCCTTTTGCTCGATGGAAGAGACGATTCTCCATGAGGCACGTCGGGCACCGATCACGTTCTTGTAAGCGACGGAAAGGAGATTTCGCTCTTCGACGGTGAGTTCTTGGTCAGAAGAGGCAACGGACTTCATGTTCTCCACCATTTCTACGGAATTCGAaaagattgatcagccaaaCGAGAGACGCATCGGACAGGAAATTGCTTAGAAACCGAAGGATTTGCTCACCCTCATATCGCTCAGCTTGCTCAGCGAGCTTGGCAAGGTAGACGGAATCTTCTCTGTTAGACATCTGCTTGAGAGCGACGCGATCAAAGGAATTGAAGAGTGCCAATGCGCAGCAGTCGATGAATGATAAAATCGATGATAAATCGCGCGTGAACAGAGCAGAGAGaaaccaagatcagcatTCGTTTGATTTGGAGCGTTCTCGAGACGGAAGGCATCAAGAGACTGTGGGAGGGCTCGCAATTATGCCGTGGGAACGAGCGCTCCATCACGGTTTGGGGAGTGCAGTGTAGGAAGGGAAGACGATCGCGTCATGATCTGTCCCGCCTGTGCCATGCAGCAGGCCCGCTCTTTGTAGCGACGTAGTCGACTCGTGATCGGGACACGCGTGCAGGAATAATCACAGCGCTAGACGGGGATGGGTGGGTGATACGATTCGGTCGCACAGACGCGCAATCTCGTGTGAGAAAGCGCGTCGAGTCCAACACAACCTCCTTATCTGCGTCTACCATCTTCACACGATGAAAGCgcgaactcaccttgagagtGACTTATGAAGATAGTTTACTATTTGGCGTTGAGACCATGTATGAGAGTTGGTTGaacgaagaaaggatgattatGAGGTTGAGCGATAACGTTGTGAAAGAAAGGCGAGGGTGCGGAACAAACAGGCAATTCAATAGGTCAGCGTGATATTATATGCTTGATTGCTAGGTATGCTGAGATGTAGAGCGGAGTTGGGATGACGACGTGAATGAGAAGACGAGCGATGATATATCTAGATGGGACAAAGGAAGTTGACGGGTTGATAGtgaagagaaaggtgagtgatgatgGGGGGATGTTATCCATTCAATTGACTCCACCCTATCTCTTTACCCTCTTCCACGCCGTACCATCGCCATCCAGCCTACCCGCGTGTCTCCCCCTGCATGTTGTAggatgtatgtatgtatgtacgtacTCACAGTTGGGGTAGTAGGCGGATGAGGTATATATGTAAAGGTTTGAATGATAAGGTGATATCAAAGTATGATGAGTGTGGTGTGATGATGGAATGTAAAGGAAATGACTGAATGCAGCGAGGCGTTGGTAGGAGAGTCAGTAGCGTGTGCTGTGTATTCAGTACGCTATGAGGCGGGTTATGAGTGGTTGACAGAGTGGGAGGATCCGAGCGTAATCTCACTTGATGTGGCACTTGGCCCTAATTGCTATTTGCTATTGGTACAGTGCAAGTATGCTGGGGTAATGCAGGGTCAAATAAAGGGGGTAAGCGTTAAGCTAGGGTCATTCAAACAGAATGTGGCACCGGCAAAGGGGCAATCACACAGCTTTTCATCAAACACTCA
Protein-coding regions in this window:
- a CDS encoding protein BMH2, with amino-acid sequence MSNREDSVYLAKLAEQAERYEEMVENMKSVASSDQELTVEERNLLSVAYKNVIGARRASWRIVSSIEQKEESKGNEAQVSMIKAYREKIEAELAKICEDILEVLDKHLIPSAASGESKVFYHKMMGDYHRYLAEFATGDKRKDSADKSLEAYKAASDVAVTELPPTHPIRLGLALNFSVFYYEILNSPDRACHLAKQAFDDAIAELDTLSEESYKDSTLIMQLLRDNLTLWTSDMNEPADKEEKADEPKEEAAAPAAA